TTGGCGCGCAGCGCCTCGTTGGCCTTGTTGGAGCCGTCGCTCTTGACCCAGGTCACCTCGACGTCCTCGTCGGCCAGCGCGCCCTCCAGCCAGCCCTGGTCCTTGACCACCAGGCTGAGCGGGTTGTAGGTGGCGTAGTCAATGGCCAGGGTGCGGCCGTCGCCGTCGGCCGAGGCCTCACCCTCGGCGCAGGCCGCGGTGGTGAGCAGCAGGCCGGCGGCCAGCAGGCCGGCGAGCGTACGACGCGTCTGCGTCGGGCGGGTCTTGGTCACGGTGGTTCCTCTTTCGGTGGGTGGGTGGGTGAGTCGGTCGATCGGTCGATCGGTCGATCGGTCGATCGGTCGATCGGTCGATCGGTCGGTCGGATGGTCTGTCGGTGAGCTCAGTGGCGGTGGGCGTCGACGCCCAGGCTCTGCAGCAGGCCGGCGCGCAGCTGCGCGAGCTCCACCGAGCCGCGGTCGCGCGGGCGCTCGCCGGGCACGGTCACGACCTGGGCCACGCCGGCGGCCGGGTCGTCGTCGGAGCGGCCGAGCACGACCACCCGGTCGGCCAGCTGGAGTGCCTCGTCGACGTCGTGGGTGACCAGCAGGACGGTGGTGGGGCTGGCCCGGCGTACGTCGAGCAGCAGGTCCTGCATCTTCATCCGGGTCAGCGCGTCCAGGGCGCCGAACGGCTCGTCGAGCAGCAGCACCCCGGGTCGCCGGGCGAGCGCCCGGGCCAGGGAGGTGCGCTGCGCCATTCCGCCGGAGACCTCCCGCGGCCGGTGCCCGGCGTGCTCGGCCAGGCCGACCAGCGCCAGCAGCTCGTCGACCAGGGCGTCGCCCTCGCGGCGTCCGGTGCCCGGCGGCAGGCCGAGCGCGACGTTGTGCCGCAGCGTCCGCCAGGGGAGCAGCCGGGGCTCCTGGAACGCGACCGCGCAGCGGCGCTCGATCCCCGAGACCACCTGGCCCCCGACCAGCACGCGGCCGGAGGTGGGCTGGTCGAGGCCGGCGGTGACCCGGAGCAGGGTGGACTTGCCGCACCCGCTGGGGCCCAGCAGGGCGACCACCTCGCCGGCCTCGATCCGCAGGTCGACGCCGCGGAGCACCTGGCGGCGCTGGGCGCCCTGGCCGAACGCACGTCCCACCTGCTCGAGGCGTACGTCGAGGGCCTGGGCCGGCTCCACCCCGCCCGCGTCGACCCGGCCGTGGCCCGGAGCGCCGTTCGCGTGGGCGCGCGAGCGCGCTGCCGAGGGGGAGAGGAGACTCATGAGGGTTCCCGTTCGCTCAAAAGGGGTAAGTGAAGTGACTTACTCCTATTAAAGCGTACGAGTAGGCGCAGGTGTCCCCGGTCCCACCGGCGCGCCGCTACTCGGCGAAACCGGGCAGCGACTCCTCCAGCAGGGCCCGGAACGGGACCTCGGCCTCGAGCTGGCAGAGCAGCCCGACCCCGCCGAGCCAGGTGCGGTGGATCAGCAGGTACTCCGGTGGCAGGTTGATCTTGGTCGCCATCGTGAAGTGCGGGGAGCGGGGGTCGTTGAGCCGCTCGTACTGCTCGCGCATCCAGGCGCGGCTGAACCGGAACCGCTCGGCGGTCATCGGCTCCACGAACGGGCTCAGGTACTCCAGCAGCGCGTCGGCGTCGACCCGGACCCCGGGCCGGACGAACCCCTCCTCACGCAGCCCGGCCAGCAGCACGTCGGCCCGGTTCTCCGAGGCGTCGCGCAGCAGTCGGCCCATCGCC
The window above is part of the Nocardioides campestrisoli genome. Proteins encoded here:
- a CDS encoding ABC transporter ATP-binding protein, with protein sequence MSLLSPSAARSRAHANGAPGHGRVDAGGVEPAQALDVRLEQVGRAFGQGAQRRQVLRGVDLRIEAGEVVALLGPSGCGKSTLLRVTAGLDQPTSGRVLVGGQVVSGIERRCAVAFQEPRLLPWRTLRHNVALGLPPGTGRREGDALVDELLALVGLAEHAGHRPREVSGGMAQRTSLARALARRPGVLLLDEPFGALDALTRMKMQDLLLDVRRASPTTVLLVTHDVDEALQLADRVVVLGRSDDDPAAGVAQVVTVPGERPRDRGSVELAQLRAGLLQSLGVDAHRH